DNA from Equus asinus isolate D_3611 breed Donkey chromosome 22, EquAss-T2T_v2, whole genome shotgun sequence:
GGGAAGGGGGCCGGGACTGCAGCCTCAAATCCGGCGTGCGCGGTGCGCCCGAGAGGGGCGGGGCCCAGCGGGGCACGCGAGCTGCGGCCAGGGGCCCGGGCGGCGTGCCCCGACACCGCCCCCCTCACCTCACCTCGCCCCGACCCCGCGGCCCCGCCAAGTTGCCAGCTCCTTCCCTGCCAGCCGCAGCCGGGAAGTCCCTGGGCGGCCTTCGTCGGTGGTGGTGCGAGAGCGCGCCTACCCCTGGCAGTTAAATATTAGCTAGGACGTGGAGCGGGTCACAAGAGTGATTTCCTGGCCCACAAGCCTTTGTGCGACTTGGCGCCCGTGCCTGGCCGTGAGAAAGGTTCTGGCGGCCTCCGCCCTCTCGTTACCCCCTTTCTAGAGGCTGGGACCCAGCTAGGTCACCCGCTTAGCCATGCTgtcccccgcctccccccgcccagCGCAGGGAAAACCAGGGAGTGGTGCATGCCGGGATCTGTAGTTCCCCGCCCATCTTGcgccggcccccccccccccccccggggccTCCTGAGTTGGGGCTTCGGGGTGTGGGCTGTGGGGCCAGGGGGAGGTGCTTTACTTCGGAGCCTGCTGCAGTGTAACCGCCTGACTACAATTAGCCACAGGAGCAAAGAAGGGGGTCCAGGACTCAGGGGGCAGGGCATCTTGACCTGAGTCAGGACAACCAGCGGTGGTCCAGAGCAGGTTGTGTGGAGTCCAGGATGGAGAAACCCGAGGCAGGATTTCTTGCTTTCTCCTCATCCAATGTTTCTCCTTGTCCTGGCTTCCCACTGCTCAGCTccacacgtgtgtgagtgtgtgagatcTGGGCAAAGCTGAAGACTTCGGGGAGCCCTTACCTGGTCCAGAAATGCAGCTGGCTTTGCCCCAGATCTTGGAATCTCATGCTGCTGTCCCAGTGGGCATGCAGCTTCCCCTCTCTCCAGCGTCCTGGGGATTTCTGAGATTATTATTTCTGGAAGGGTCATTTCCCCTTTTATCCTTCACTCCTTCCCCTCTACTTTTCTACTTCTCAAGTCTTGGTCCATTCTATCATGGAAGCTTTCCTTTAGAGGGTAACCACACACCTACCAGGTGGCCCGTGGAGTCCTCTTTTATAAATGCtaaagaagagaagcagaggctTATACGTTCCTGGGAAATACTCTAGCCTTGAAATAAAGGACTTGACTAGCCTACCAGTCAGGAATGCTCATGTTGCAAGTCAGAGTTGGCGGCCTGATTGAGAGCCCCTGTGCTCATGTGTAACCTGgtattttcttttacctctttcACACTGCTCCTATTTTCTTTATTGCTCttattcttctcctcctcttacCTCCAAACCAGATCCCGATCTGATGACCACTGGCATTTAGGAAGAATGAGGAAACAATGCATAAACACTTCTTCCTTTGCTGCTGATAGTGTTTTATTCAACCTTTTACTGATTTAATCTTCCAACAACTCTGATAGGGATTATCATCGCTCCTTTACAAATGAGGTCTAGAGAGttgaagtgacttacccaagatcaTACAGCAAAAACTGAAACTCGGGTCTTTTGTCTCCGGTCTTTCAAACCAAGTCATGTTGCACTTCAAAGAGAAGGAGGTCAGAATCATTTGAAGATTGGTCCCTTGAACCTACTTACGAGGAGGCAGAAGAGTCCCTCTGTGTTCCCATCAGTGGCACGCAGGCAGTTTCGGTGCCTTTTTCTGCCCCCATCCCTGGATACTCACCTTCTCCCCTTCTTTTAGGTCATCAAGCGAGAGGGCACGGGCACGGAGATGCCCATGATTGGGGACCGAGTCTTTGTCCACTACACTGGCTGGCTGTTAGATGGCACCAAGTTCGACTCCAGTGTGGACCGCAAGGACAAGTTCTCCTTTGACCTGGGAAAAGGTAGGCGTGGTTAGTAGGTGGTAGGATAGGCTTCAAGGAGGGTATGAGCTGTCAAAGCAGAAACCATATTCTCAGAAGCTTAAGGAGGAATGATTTATTccagtctatttttttctgttgctcctttttcttccactgtcttttaACTGTGttggtttctctttctcctttccctgaacTCCTCACTTCCTCCTCAGAGGTGGACTGCCTTGTTTCTTGAACTCCTTTGTTCTAGagttgagtgattttttttttttttcctgagaccTGACAGCACTTACTGCAACCATGTTTTCTACCTTCCTGGTCCTGTTTCTAAAGAGTGTCCAGCTTCCCCTTGGGCATGGTACAATAAGTTTCTCCAGGGCTACTGTTTAAGCCCAGAGTCAGATCCCTGCCAAGGAGGACCTGTTGGCTTTCTGCACCTACAGGGGAGGTCATCAAAGCCTGGGACATTGCCGTAGCAACCATGAAGGTGGGGGAAGTGTGCCACATCACCTGCAAACCTGAATATGCGTACGGTTCGGCAGGCAGCCCTCCAAAGATACCCCCCAATGCCACGCTTGTGTTTGAGGTGAGTGTCCAGCCACAGAGAGCAAGGCAAAGAGCCAGCCTTAtctcagcccagggcctggccgcCCTCCAGCCCTTCCTGCCGCTTGGAGACAATGTAGCCAAGGCTGAGGGCCTGGCCGTAGGGCaggaagagaaatggagaggGCAGCTGGCTCTGCTGTGCACATAGCCTGCTGCTGCCAGGACGGGGCTGACGGTGGAGGTTTCAGGTGGGAAGAGGCAGCCATGAAGCTCTCCTCAGACTCGAAGCAGGGCTGGAGGCATGTTTATCTCAGGAGCCATGACCAGAAGAAATGGGTCGTAATTTTAACCGAAAGGAGTCAAGAAGTCAGAATCTGTGTAATTATAAATGGTGGTATAGAATATTGGTGCTCTCGAGATCAGAGGAGGGGAGAAATGCTCCCCCAAGCGTCAAAGGGGTGAGGAAAGCCTTTGCTGAGGAGGTTGAACTTGACACTGTTCAGTCTAAAATGGTTAAGCCCTAATCAGTGGCCACTGGGACAGTGTTCAGAAGGCTACTGAAAGAGGCCAGGTTGTTTCCAGTGCCCACCGGCTTGGGCTTTTCAAGTAGCTGAATTGGGATTGTCTGGAACATGCCCTTGCTATGTGGAGCAGGTGGTAAGTAGATTGATCTCTTGAGATAAACTGAAACCCATGTGGCCTGCCCACCTCTGTCCCAGTTGAGACTAGGGCAGCTCCCAAAAACTTCGCAAAAGTGCCGCTTTGTCCGCTCCTAGTGTGGCTGCCCTCGTGGTCAGACCTGGTCTGGCAGTTACGAGGGACTCTGCTGAGGAAGAAAAAAGTTGTATCTCACTGTTGGTAAGTTGGTGCTGAGAGGAGTTGTGTCGCTTGACGCTTTGTCCCACAGGTGGAGTTGTTTGAGTTTAGGGGAGAGGACCTGACAGAAGAAGAAGATGGTGGAATCATCCGGAGAATACGGGCGCGGGGCGAAGGCTATGCCAGGCCCAACGATGGTGCTCTTGTGGAAGGTGAGACGTACAGTCTGCGGTTTCAATTCAGATTCTGAGACTTAGgtcctgggtgaccttgggaaagtcatttcCCTTCTGTGATCctattttcttgtctgtaaaatgagggattgGACCATAGTCTTAACATCTCTCCAGGTCTGAGAACACAACAAGGGCATCTTGGGGGCAGGAAGTGAGGAGGTGATAGAGGGAGGCTGAGGGCATCCTGCCCGCTCACACCCCTGGTACTTTCATGCCAGTTGCACTTGAAGGCTACTATAAGGACCAGCTCTTTGACCGGCGGGAGGTCCACTTTGAAGTCGGTGAGGGGGAGAATCTGGATCTGCCTTGTGGGCTGGAGAAAGCCATTCAGCGCATGGAAAAAGGAGAGCATTCCATTGTGTACCTCAAGCCCAGGTGAGAAGTGGGTGGATGAACCAAGGTCAGAGATCTACATATCCACGGCGAGTGATAGAACTGGCCATTTGTATCCTTTGCCTTGTGTGTGTTCGCTCCACCGCAGCCTCAGTAGAGTTCACCGTGCCTCTGGGCACACCAGAGACAGGCCACGGTGGGCTCTCCATTGTATTTAAGAGCGTGGCTCCCGCTGTCCACATCTACTTGGATCAAAGCCTCATCTTTTCAGTCATGGTTGCTGCCTCTTCTACCGACATCAAGATTTTCATCTCCCATTAATTCATCCAGTTGTTAATGACATTTATTGAAACATAcgtactctgtgccagacacaatGCTGAAAATTCCAAAAGATGGTCCGGCCTTCTAGTTGCCTGCTGTTCAGTGAGATACCATTTAAATTAGTAATCACCCCAGCGCGTAGTGTGAGGATATGGAAGATGCTAAGAGACCAGCTAATTGTGTGAAGAGGTCAGGGAAGATTTTGCCAAACAGGAAACATTTGAACCAGGTCTCAAGGGATGGGGAGGTGCTTTCCAGGAAACAGTCAAGAAGCCTTTCGGTGTGGAGCAGGCTAAGCGCTGCTTTTTTGCCCCACAGCTATGCTTTTGGCAGTGCTGGGAAGGAAAAGTTCCAAATCCCACCAAATGCTGAGCTGAAATATGAAGTCCACCTCAAGAGTTTTGAGAAGGTGCGTTTGGTCAAGTTCTTCCCTATCCTGAAGTCAGGTGCCACCCTATAGGTGACTCTGGGGGCGGGTAGCTGACAACTTTGTTTCTCCCTTGGGGTACGGCAGGCCAAGGAGTCTTGGGAGATGAATTCAGAGGAGAAGCTGGAACAGAGCACAATAGTGAAAGAGCGGGGCACTGTGTACTTCAAGGTGAGCCAGCAGCCGTGGTCCTGAGGACACTCCCAGGGAGGGTTCTTCTGGGCCCCTCCTTCACCTTGATGAGGTCATTTTCTGTCAGGGAATGGACAGGTTGGTACCTGCAGTCTTCACCTGGTTTATCTGAGCTAGCTGGTCTTACCTGGGGGTGTGCAAGGGAGGCAGGGCTCTCTCGTGCCCAAGGGTCACTGCTGTCTACGGGGGGTGACAGCCTGTGCAGGGTGCTTGAGCCTCCCGCTCATTCTAGGAAGGCAAATACAAGCAAGCTTTACTGCAGTACAAGAAGATCGTGTCCTGGCTGGAATACGAGTCGAGTTTCTCTAATGAGGATGTTCAGAAAGCACAGGCCCTTCGGCTGGCCTCCCACCTCAACCTGGCTATGTGTCATCTGAAACTACAGGCCTTCTCAGCTGCCATTGAAAGCTGTAACAAGGTGAGGCCCCTTTAAGGAGGGCACGGGAACCCCATTCACAGGCAAGGTTGGGTGAGCTGCCAGTGTGTCTGAAAGTTGCCCTCAGTGACTCTGGGCTAGTGGGGGCTCTGAGATTAAGGGCCCAGAGGCAAGGGATGGGAGCAGCGAGCGACTTGGCCTTAGTGGTAGGAGGCAGCTGACACAGGTACAAGGAAACACTGGATGGAAGGACTGCTTCAGCTTTTTCTCCCCCTTGGTTCTTAGCCTGTTCCTCTTAACGTACTTGCTTTGTTCTAAAGAAAATGGCTATGTCGTCACAGGTTCTTCTCTTTCCTATAAAgacctgtcttccttctctgcctgtgGCCTACATGAGGTTCCTTCCCAGACCTTGGTCCTTTCCATTTAATGCCCCAAGACTCATTCTTTCTGGGGTAGAGCCACCCATTTCCATTCTGCCTCATCCTGCTGAGGGCTACCTTTGGAACCCAGTCTGGGCCAGAGAAGCTGTAGGAGCTGAGGTCTCGCTGTTGCTTGCTCCCTGCACCCTTAGGCCCTGGAACTGGACAGCAACAATGAGAAGGGCCTTTTCCGCCGGGGAGAGGCCCACCTGGCGGTGAATGACTTTGACTTGGCACGGGCTGACTTCCAGAAGGTCCTGCAGCTCTACCCCAGCAACAAAGCTGCCAAAGCCCAGCTGGCTATCTGCCAGCAGCGGATCCGCAAGCAGCTTGCACGGGAGAAGAAGCTGTATGCCAACATGTTCGAGAGGCTGGCTGAGGAGGAGAGCAAGGTGAGCATCAGGACAGGGAACAGTTGGAATGGACAGAAAAAGAGGCATTACCctgtccctctgcccagcccagctGGTGTGCTGTGATTGTCTGTGCCAACCCCAGAAACCAGAAGTTGCCCTTGTCCCTGGAGCAGTAGCATGTGTGTTCCCTCAGTAAAACCCCTCCTGACGCAGCCGGAGTTCTGCTGTGTCCGGGCTGGAAGCCCTGGGGGTCAGGAGCTGGTTGCTCTGAGTGCTTCCCAACAtatgttctctgtgccttttttttttttttctttaaaaattttatttttcctttttctccccaaatcccctcagtacatagttgtgtatttttagttgtgggtccttctaattgtggcatgtgggacgct
Protein-coding regions in this window:
- the FKBP4 gene encoding peptidyl-prolyl cis-trans isomerase FKBP4 is translated as MTAEEMKAAESGAQSAPLPLEGVDVSPKQDEGVLKVIKREGTGTEMPMIGDRVFVHYTGWLLDGTKFDSSVDRKDKFSFDLGKGEVIKAWDIAVATMKVGEVCHITCKPEYAYGSAGSPPKIPPNATLVFEVELFEFRGEDLTEEEDGGIIRRIRARGEGYARPNDGALVEVALEGYYKDQLFDRREVHFEVGEGENLDLPCGLEKAIQRMEKGEHSIVYLKPSYAFGSAGKEKFQIPPNAELKYEVHLKSFEKAKESWEMNSEEKLEQSTIVKERGTVYFKEGKYKQALLQYKKIVSWLEYESSFSNEDVQKAQALRLASHLNLAMCHLKLQAFSAAIESCNKALELDSNNEKGLFRRGEAHLAVNDFDLARADFQKVLQLYPSNKAAKAQLAICQQRIRKQLAREKKLYANMFERLAEEESKAKAAGAAGDHHADTEVKEEQKNGVAGSQSQVETEA